gttctgttttctgttctactgattgtgtgaactgtttatggtatttgaatatgttttgttgttgtgtgcactgattgtgaactgattttggatcaaaataattttggataaaaagataaaagacaacgctttctaaaaaaaatgccataaaaagctaaaaagtgtttttcatttcaaatatttaatttacagcgttttaaaaaaaaaaacaaaacacattttacagcgctttttttaaaagcgctgtaaaatgttgttgtaaagcgctataatggtgtacattttacagcgctttcttaaaaaagcgctgtaaaatgcagacccataatttcataaaatgggtgtacgttttacagcgctttctcgaaaaagcgctgtaaaatgcagacccataatttcataaaatgggtgtatgttttacagcgctttcgttaaaaagtgttgtaaaatgcagacccataatttcatataatgggtgtgcattttacagcgcttttgttaaaaagcgctctaaaatgcagacccataactcatataatgggtgtgcattttacagcgctttttttaatccaaacaGAATGAAAGAAATGGTCATTGGCAGCATTAAAAATGTAACATGTACCATAGTCTTGATGCAGCTGTCATAGCTGATGTTATTCTACTTAGAGAATTAAGGTATGCAACAGCCtggaaaaatatattcttttataaaCTCTGAACTTCGCCTGTATGCATCGTAACGCTCGTCTCGCATTGATGTGAACTAGAGAATATAACGGTCGTCAGTTGTTAGCTTTATACATAGACACTTATACGGTAAACATTgtatatttatcttttgttgCAGAAGTAGcttatacataaatatttaaacaatCATTCTATATGCGCTTAATATACTATGAAATACCTGAAGAACAAGAAGTCCATCATCTGCTAATGCTGAATCACAACAACTAAAGAACTCTTCAAAATACTCATGTCCAACAGCTTCAATCATTTCACTGTAAGTAATATGCTTAATCAGAAAATGCAATATATGTTGCAAAATTTGTTGATAAAAACATGGTCtgcaaaactaaaaaataaaaataaattaatatatctcaCCATGATATAATCCTATCATACTTTTTTGTCTTAGACAATTGACGATAGTCCCATAGGAGAAATGTTATATGATCCTGAAACCATGAATTAGTTCTAAAGTTGATACATTTGATGTGGTTGCCGTTACTCAGTTTACAACTTACATGGAATCCAGAGAACTTTGCATAAAGAAATTTATGAAAAATGGTATATGATCAGtactttaaaaaatagaaagctttgtttatgattttaataccTGAAGTCCAGCATCTTTAACTTTATTTTCTGCATATTTAGCTGCTCTTTGGACAGAGTGATGCCAGTGTACTTACAAGTTACATTTCACAACTTCAATTGCGAAACCGCCCCATTCGCATCCAATGTCAAGAATTTCATGTTTTCGATCATTAAATGCTTGATGAAGAACTTTGCAGATGCTAAACCAGCAGTAAAGAAAACTGGTGTCCACCAACCCCTAAAGCATCAAAATTGGTAAAAATGttgataaaaatttcaaaaataattcaagGTTCCACACATAAGTCAATGTGAGCTTACCTATTCTTTGAGTGAGCAGCACTGGAATCTCTGTTGGCTATGAGAATCTACATTAAAAGGCACCAAAGTAcatgaaaataaagagaaaaatgtCATACTGACATAGACATTGAATACAATATTGACACGTCACTTAGTTGAATGTAATCATTGGATCGATGTCGTGTCAGTATGCGACACAAACATGTGTTGGACACCGCGACACACCTTCGATCAGAAGTCTCAATGCTAAGTAAATGATCAATAGGCATTTgcttaccaaaataaaatttagaagtcCTTTGTCTTTATCAACAAATGAAAAGTCACCATCAATATATGCATCTGCAAGACCTAAGTCAGCATTGGTCATAACCTGAAAAACTCATTAATGTTATTCAAGTTTTTTTTCTACCAAAAGACGGTTCCTTTAGTTGTATTGACAATGATATCAGCCATTAACCAATTAATTAGGCTTATTTAATTTTGGTCCTTTGATTTGATTGAAATAGAGTTTTAATCCCCCACTTCTAACTCTAGGATGTTACAACAAAATTAGTAAAGAGATGCATGCATGCACACAATTAATTGTAGGAGAAGACTTTTCATAGAATAGATAGAAAACTAAAATCTAATtgtgtgcatatatatatatatataNNNNNNNNNNNNNNNNNNNNNNNNNNNNNNNNNNNNNNNNNNNNNNNNNNNNNNNNNNNNNNNNNNNNNNNNNNNNNNNNNNNNNNNNNNNNNNNNNNNNNNNNNNNNNNNNNNNNNNNNNNNNNNNNNNNNNNNNNNNNNNNNNNNNNNNNNNNNNNNNNNNNNNNNNNNNNNNNNNNNNNNNNNNNNNNNNNNNNNNNNNNNNNNNNNNNNNNNNNNNNNNNtatatatatatatatatttacttccTGAGGTAAATTTTGTGAAAATTTGTTTGTTTATATTGCTAATTCATATAGGAAATAAAATAAGCTTGATTATCCTAAATACAAGAATAAATACAACTGAAAGAATCATGTTCTTTTCCTAAAATGTTTGATCTTACTAACCTTTAATCCATCTCCACAATATCCATAACCTGAAAACCAACAGAACTATGTTTGGATCACAGGTAAATCAGATATAGATGGAGAATAGAGGTTCTgcgcaaaaataaaaaaatcaattagtaTTCATATTTACGTAAGTAGACCGCCctgataaatttaaaatgtttttttatggCATGTAGTCCAACCTTTTTAGCTAAATAGATTTCTGAAAAAACTTTGGTCttgtctatttaaaaaaaaattggcctAGCCTGCCAGACTAGACCTTAGACACCTGTCGAGCAGCCTGACTTATTCCCACCCCGAATATCAGGATTTAACATGTAAACACAAGAAGTTGCAGCTTACCTTGGTATTCCCCTGAAAaccatatttttcttttccctTGAATATGATGCAGCTCATGTGATGCTTTTGATGCAGCAACTGTTGGGACTAAATGGCCAGTTGACCACTTGAGCAAGGTAGTTTTAGGTGTTTGATTTAGATTCACAGTTACAAAAAATGGTACATTCATTTCTTCAATATTCTACAAGTCATTATAGATAGAAATATTTAACTTTCTTTATCAACGGACCATTTTAGTGAAAGAGATCaacttcatatttaataattaaatagaaataatatCAAGTAATGctgaaatttaacttttttttttttgttttcttgagaTGTTACCAACCTTAAGAATATTAATCCAGTAAGTCACACAGACATTGTTGTTGGAATATCCAAGAATATTACATGCACTCATGCTAGAGGATTTTGGGGCATTAAATTTTTGTCGCGATGCAGATTGCAGATATATATCGCTGCATACAGATGAAAGAGTAAGGTTTGGACTAAAAATTGATAACATAGAATTACAGTTAACCTTAGGTTTTGTTGATGAACATATATGAACACATAGTTTTATAAGCCCATCCCAAAAGGCTCTAGGCATTTAGAAGAACGTAGCACCGACACCTTCGATTAAAAGCGTATCTACAGTTAGAATGTAAGGATAGATTTTACCTATATACATATTGAAATGCACCAAGTATTCTACCCTTATCTGATGTTGCTTCATCTCCTAATATTCTCAAAGCATCAGAGGCATTTACTGCCATTATGCATCCATCATACATTTCTTTGGAACCATCttcacacaacacaacacatcctgcaatacattttttaaacttAGTTAATATAATCATAACTTCATtcaatcaatttataaattaaatcttgCAGCAACCGAATATGGTTAGATTATTAACCCACCTTTAGGAGATGTAGAAACCAAATGTATCTCACAATTGacttttatttgacaattttcaCTCACAAGCTTTTCCTTCGCCTGCTATGGATATTATAGGAACGACCACAATCATTGAATCACAGAATCATTATTCTCAGTCTCTAACTCATTGATACACATCTTATTCTCAGTCTATAACTAACTGATAGAGCATCTTGAAGACCTTTAAtgtcataataaataaaagcaccttcttaatataattttgagaGTTCCATCTGACAATCATGCACTCTGGACGGTAAAAACGCTGCAAAAATAACCAAGTGAATCAAGaagtaatttttaatatttggatGTTAGAACTAAGTTAATTACTCCTTAATATATACTCCCTTTGTCCTAAATTAAGTGTCATTTTGGCATAAAGAAAATGAGACAAAATAAGAGTCATTTTACTTTTTCTATGTGACATCaatgatcttttttttttctagtcaTTATACTTTATGATGACAATGGTGTAAGcttttgggctcccttcctatgtggagaaaggcccaatatgtgcaagTCCACATGTCTCACTTAACTaagtggagagaggtcagattagtggGAGAGAGtgaggcaaagagaaaagtgagagaaAAAGAGCAAAATCcattttcgcataaaacagagcagcCGCACTAGATTCGCGATTTCAGGAGGTTCGTGACTCATGGTACTTCAATCTGACCGGTTGGATCGTCGATCAGAGGTCTGAGGTGGGAGAAATTGAGCTCCAGTTTTTTCTGGTTTTTCTGCTgaactttgttctcaatttcatgcTTGAATCATGACACAAATCAGCcaaaacaatgagaaaacaagaatgaaattgagaacaaagttcAGCAGAAAAACCAGGAAAAACTGTGTCCGAGCTCAATTTCTCCCACCTCAGACCTCTGATCGACGATCCAACCAGGCCGGATTGAAGTATCATGAGTCACGacctgctgtccaaatttcagcccgatccaacggtgaACTAAGGAGAAATCGCGAATCTAGTGCGgctgctctgttttatgcgggttttgctcttcctctctcacttttctctttgtctCACCCTCTCccactaatctgacctctctccacttgATTAAATGAGACACGTGGGCTTGCACATATTGGGTCTTTCTCCATATAAGAGTTATGAATAATGGTTCAGTGGTTTCTTTACCTGAAGTAGATGGTGATTACTTAAGAATGAGAGAACTGAGGGAGCAGAAAAGCTCATAACTCCTTCAAGAGAAGAACATGGCCAAATAGAACCACAAAGTGGAATCTACATACACATATTGggctttttttttgtttgttctaccataaaaaaagattacgTACCAAAAGTACGattcaatatttattaaatatcatactaccacctttttttaattttcaatttaataacTTCTCaagattttctttattttatttttaaaaacaatgaattggTTCCATTATAGCAACGACTCATGTGTATCTAGGTCTTCACGAAATTGGGATGATGGAGAGCGATTTCTCTtcattgttttgaaaaaaaaactcttGAGAAGTTGGCACTTCAAGCACCAATTTCTCATTTtgattaaattgaaaattaaaaaagagtGGTAGTTTGGTATGTAATAAATATTAACGGTACTTTagtacttcaatttttttatggtagaaaaaaaaaacccacaTTTTGAATGTTATGATATCAATGCAAAGAGGTTAATTATGCTtataaaacacaaaaaatatagTCTAACATGTAAATTGATCACACCAGATTATAACTCTAAGTATCCCCTTGACTTAATAAAATGTCTGTGGTCAATATCTGGATTAGTCTCAAGATAGCTTgcattgtaaaaataaaaaaaaataaaaaaaaataaaaaaaaccaaataattACTAATCTATCTgtacatcatatatatatatatatataagtaaaaaaaactcAACTTTACACTATATATTAGTATATatgttgtcaaaaaaaaaattagtatatatacgatattcatatatatttctaatttaattataagaatttgactttataatctCATGAGAGATAGTTCAAATCTATTCAGaatttccatttttttaataaaacaagaagaagaaaaagaaaagagtatatagtGTTTatagcttatatatattttttataattggaGCACAATCATTTAAAAAGACAAGTGTGAACTTTAGTTTTGTGTAAGAAAAATTAAGTATAGCACTTACTGGCATGATTttacaaatttcaatttaaaaaaaattatttcaacgTATGTAACGCTAACTGAATATAGTTAATATTGTCTTATACGTCGAGCATATATTAAGTAATATGAAAAATTGGTCTGGGGCGATTACCCTTGCTCAAGACCACCACTGTGTCCCGTAGACGATAAGTTGATGAAAAACATGAGACCCAAGATAATATAGAGAGACTTCTTATTGGTTTGCTTTTGAAACAAACAGAAGCTAATAGATGAATATGGAAAGAAGATACCTGAGCAGATTGCACAATCCGGTTATCATAATTCTGTTTCTTATTTGGTATAACTGTTAGGGTCTGtttcaaaaacttatttttactcttatgatattaaatatcaaaGGTGCAATTAAATTCTACCAATTTCAAAAGGATTTAACTACATAATAACGCAGGGATGATTTGTCAAATGTCATCTCATTACTAGCTACTATTTAAGCCAAAAAAGGAAGGTGACGgtacacaaaaataaaaatagaaaaacagaAGATGAGAAGATGAGTTGCTGCAATAAtctaaattgaaagaaaaaaaaaataataataataattaatgagaaAGCTTCCAAGAAAATCGCATTGAAATGCATTAGTTTTCCATTTTGGAAAGTAGACAAGCTATTTGTTTCACGATTTCTTCGCTCATGACAACGTGGATAAACCCAAAATCACTCATCAATTTCTCTCTCCCATTCACCATCCATGCACAATAATGCTGTCATTAACAAACAAAACCAAACTTCATTACCTTTAATATTCATTGCCCCTCTCTCTTATCCTTTCCATTGATACAAATGTACCATTCTCTTCCTAAGCCATTTCTTTGGCATTAATTTAATACATATTCATCCATTGTTGTTTTGTGGTCGCCGACGCCACCTTCACCGTCGTCGGAGACCAACTATACATCTTCTAGCTACTTCACCTTATGGGTCTACAAACTCTCCGTGAATCGTATTCCGGTCCGTTGTCCTCAACCACATTTCATAAGGATCATCATTACCATCACCATCACCACCACAGTTACTCTCCTCATGACCAGTGTCTGTTCGAGTTTTCTACAAAAGACGAGACTAACAATCTAATCTCGCCTTTTGAAAAACTCGAACGCCTGAGTCAAAATGACATAAGAGAAACTGCCTACGAAATATTTTTCACGGCATGTCGGTCGTCTCCCGGGTTTGGAGGCCGGAACGCACACTCGTTCCATTTAAATAGTAATCTAAATGAGAATAAGTCGAGTCAGGTGGTGATGTCGCCGACGAGTAAGGTGAAGAAAGCTTTAGGTTTGAAGATGTTGAAAAGGTCACCATCGAGGAGAATGACGTCGGGTGGAAATAGTGGAGGGCCGTCTTCGCCTATTGGCGGAGCCAGCCCTTTTAATACCTACATGTCGGTGTTCAGGCCACGGAGGCCGATGACATCCGCAGAGATCATGAGGCAACAAATGAGGGTGACAGAGCACAATGATAATCGCTTGAGAAAAACCATCACCAGGATTCTCGTTGGCCAAGTACGTACcataaatagtttaattatgtctttcctctaaaattgttttcttttattttttgtgtttgttgttttccaatttaatttatatgccttaataatataaaattgtttcAATCAAATCTCACAATTTAAGATCAcgttattatatatttaaacgGCGAAATTTGATTAGATgtttgtataaaattattttacactgtAGATACATCCAAACAATGAAAATGTTGacatatttgaatttgagacgtttttttttatagaatgtGCTATAACATGTAAAACAATTGCAAGCTATTATTCTGACCGCGTAAAaatggttttaaattgcaggCTGGAAGAAGAGCAGAAACAATAATCCTACCATTAGAACTTTTGCGCCACTTAAAACCATCAGAATTCAGCGATTCTCATGAGTACCATATGTGGCAAAATAGACAACTCAAAGTCCTTGAACTAGGCCTTCTCTTATACCCTTCAATACCTGTAGAAAAAAACAACACATTCGCCTCGCGCCTAAGAGACATCATTCGCAACATCGAAACTAAACCATTAGACACAGGCAAAAACTCAGACACAATGAGAACACTTTGTAACTCTGTTGTTTCATTAGCATGGAGAGGTCCAAATGGAACACCAACTGATGTTTGTCATTGGGCTGATGGATTCCCTCTCAACATTCATTTCTACAATTCACTTCTTCAAGCTGTTTTTGATATTAGAGATGAGACATTAGTccttgatgaaattgatgagttACTTGAGTTGATTAAAAAGACTTGGTCTATATTGGGAATAAATAAGCAAATTCataatgtttgtttttcttGGGTTTTGTTTCAACAATATATATCAACTGGTCAAGTTGAATCTGATCTTCTTTGTGCTTCACATGTTATGTTGAATGAGGTGGCTATTGAtgccaaaaaagaaaaagattctTTTTATCTTAAGTTGTTGACATCTGTTTTGAGTTCAATGCAAAGTTGGGGTGAGAAGAGGATGCTTAATTATCATGAGTTTTTTCCTAGAAGGACTATTGGACAAATTGAAAGTTTTCTTCCTTTGGTTTTATCTATCTCGAAGATTTTGGGTGAAGATCTGGTAATATTTGGTGACGGCGAAGGAAGAGAGAAAGGAGACGTTACGATTGTTGATTCATCTGGAAATAGAGTTGATTATTATATTAGATCTTCCATGAAAAATGCATTTGACAAGGTTTGTATTTAACCTATATCTTTTTCCttcctctttttatttttctaatttagtcTTTAAATTATTACTCTCATTCTCTCCAATTTGatcttaaaataaacaaaaataataagcagCCCCTAAGATATATGAAATTCAACAATTTATTTCCTAAGGTATAtgaaaattcataattttagtCCCTGACATTTTAATTGCATATGATAAACTCAcagattttttttactttaggGTCTACTTAGGATATTTATATAGTTTAAAGACTTAATTGATAGATTATTCAAAAAACAGTTAGCGATCACAAACCGAGAAAGTGAAATTCATATCTAATTTTGTCATCTTTTTTAAAGAATTAGAcaaaattcacattttttttctaGTAAAGTttgtaattcaattttttttagtatagattagggttttttttatttgatgaaatgattaatattttatttaaaataataatatctatGTAATTTCATGATTGCAGGTAATTGAAACAGTAAATTACAAATCAGCAGAATTGGATATGAAAGTAGAACTAAGTGAAATCCTACTTCACATAGCACAAGAGACAGAAGACTTAGCAATAAAAGAAAGACAAAATTTCAGTCCAATTCTAAAGAAATGGCACAATGCACCAGGTGCAGTTGCAGCATTGATGTTGCACAGTTGCTATGGTCATGTGCTAAGGCAATATTTAAGTGAAGTGACTTCACTCACTCGTGAGGCAGTTAAGGTACTTCAAAAAGCTGGAAAACTTGAAAAAGTTTTTGTTCAAATGGTTGTTGAAGATTCTAGTGAGAGTGATGATAATGCTAAAACAGTTGTGAGAGATATGGTTCCTTATGAAGTTGATTCAGTTATATTGAATCTTTTGAGAAAATGGATTGATGAGTCTTTGCATAAAGGAAGGGAGTGTTTGCAAAGGGCAAAAGAAACTGAGGTAAGTTTTGGTTTTATAATCCTCTTTCATTCAaagattaactttttttaaatatgcatTTAGTTTCTAccaatataaactttttttagtttttagcgtccttaattatttttgttatgtcaaaatttgtttatattaaattggTCCTTttaatatatagaatatttgattttagtccaCTCAATATGAGTGACAAAAaagtctaaaataaatatttcacaCATATTATAAGGATCAATTCTAGTATGAACAAAAACATTCCATTAAATCAGAATATTAAAGATCAAAAGCAAAATGAGGTATATTTACATGGACTTGGATCTACTGCTGTAATGCAACTGCTGCACGATTCAATCTAAATCTCGATCTCGATTCAATCGGACGGGAGAGATTCATTATTGCGTGAGGTAGTAACTGCGTGTAATCTTGATCCATATTCGCAAggacttaaaaaataaagaaaaaattaaagggACTAAATGCAAAAATTTGCATATATACAAGGATGAAATGCCTATTTACAGTAATCAATATGACACAAGTAAGAACTTGTGTTTTGATCAAGTTCAATGTGATATTTAATTTCTTCTATCTGTTATACTATAGACATGGAACCCAAAGTCCAAAGTAGAGTTGTATGCACAATCAGCAGCAGAGCTTGTGAAATTGGCCAAAACAACTGTGGAAGATTTCTTTCAAATTCCAATTGGAATAACTGAAGAATTAGTTCAAGATCTTGCTGATGGATTGGAAAGTCTCTTCCAAGACTACACTATGTTTGTTGCCGCATGTGGTAAGCATTGTAAATACATAAAAACAAGTAGATGAACACATAAAGTTGATTGCTCTAGACTCTAGAGAATAAAACAAGAGCTTAATTTTAATATAGTGTCAATCAAAAATCACAGCAATTTATATTTGTGACTTTCAAAGTAATTTTCAATAaagttaaatgatttttattctctgataattatgattgattgaCTTTACACAAAAAATACTTTGCAGTATGGAAattcatattaatatataaaacaaagtaaaactaGATTACAGTCATAGTTTACAAATAGCCACAATGGAAATTCATATTAACTTTAAAAACCAAAGCCTACAAAAACCGGACCCAGATCCTATACATTTGCAGTATGGTATTGCAGTTGTAGAGACCATTAAACAGAAGTTTATCTCTTTAAATCTAAGAGTCTCTACCGCTGCAACGCGACAGTGAAACTGTTGTAGAGGAACCAATTACACAAAAACTACAAGCTTAAAGCTACAGTTTACAACAAAAAAGAAGGTATTAAACTCTACTCTCTTTCAGGTTCAAAACAAAGCTACATTCCTCCGCTACCTCCACTAACAAGATGCAATCGCGATTCAAAGTTCATCAAACTATGGAAAATAACTACCCCTTGTGGTGCAAATATATCAGAGGTAGATCATataaatgaaacaaatgaaggCCATCATCCAAGACCATCAACAAGCCGAGGAACGCAACGCCTATACATTCGTCTGAACACCTTACACTACCTCCTTTCTCAAATTCATTCTCTCGAAAAATCGCTATCTCAGAACCCTGGCTTAGTACCTTCAACAAGACACTGCTTCACAAACAACCTCAGAACACAAAGCACAAAAACTGGCCCATATTTTGAAATAGTTAACTCTTCAATCCCAGCAGCATGTCAACATGTTTCTGAAGTGGCAGCATACCGTCTCATATTCTTGGATTCAAACTCAGTTTTCTATGGCAGCCTCTACGTGGAAGATGTTTCCAATACACGAATTAGACCAGCATTGAGAATCCTAAAACAAAATCTCACACTCATGACGACACTATTAGTTGATAGAGCTCAACCCTTAGCTATGAAGGAAGTAATGAAAGCTTCCTTCGATGCATTCTTAATGGTTTTGGTAGCTGGAGGAACCTCAAGAGTGTTCAATAGATCAGATCATGTGATGATTCAAGAAGATTTTGAGAGCTTGAACAAGGTTTTCTGCACTTGTGGTGAAGGATTGGTGTCAGAAAATGTAG
The genomic region above belongs to Cicer arietinum cultivar CDC Frontier isolate Library 1 chromosome 4, Cicar.CDCFrontier_v2.0, whole genome shotgun sequence and contains:
- the LOC101492315 gene encoding uncharacterized protein isoform X1, which encodes MSFSAPSVLSFLSNHHLLQRFYRPECMIVRWNSQNYIKKAKEKLVSENCQIKVNCEIHLVSTSPKGCVVLCEDGSKEMYDGCIMAVNASDALRILGDEATSDKGRILGAFQYVYSDIYLQSASRQKFNAPKSSSMSACNILGYSNNNVCVTYWINILKNIEEMNVPFFVTVNLNQTPKTTLLKWSTGHLVPTVAASKASHELHHIQGKRKIWFSGEYQGYGYCGDGLKVMTNADLGLADAYIDGDFSFVDKDKGLLNFILILIANRDSSAAHSKNRGWWTPVFFTAGLASAKFFIKHLMIENMKFLTLDANGAVSQLKL
- the LOC101492315 gene encoding uncharacterized protein isoform X2 — encoded protein: MIVRWNSQNYIKKAKEKLVSENCQIKVNCEIHLVSTSPKGCVVLCEDGSKEMYDGCIMAVNASDALRILGDEATSDKGRILGAFQYVYSDIYLQSASRQKFNAPKSSSMSACNILGYSNNNVCVTYWINILKNIEEMNVPFFVTVNLNQTPKTTLLKWSTGHLVPTVAASKASHELHHIQGKRKIWFSGEYQGYGYCGDGLKVMTNADLGLADAYIDGDFSFVDKDKGLLNFILILIANRDSSAAHSKNRGWWTPVFFTAGLASAKFFIKHLMIENMKFLTLDANGAVSQLKL
- the LOC101489418 gene encoding protein unc-13 homolog → MGLQTLRESYSGPLSSTTFHKDHHYHHHHHHSYSPHDQCLFEFSTKDETNNLISPFEKLERLSQNDIRETAYEIFFTACRSSPGFGGRNAHSFHLNSNLNENKSSQVVMSPTSKVKKALGLKMLKRSPSRRMTSGGNSGGPSSPIGGASPFNTYMSVFRPRRPMTSAEIMRQQMRVTEHNDNRLRKTITRILVGQAGRRAETIILPLELLRHLKPSEFSDSHEYHMWQNRQLKVLELGLLLYPSIPVEKNNTFASRLRDIIRNIETKPLDTGKNSDTMRTLCNSVVSLAWRGPNGTPTDVCHWADGFPLNIHFYNSLLQAVFDIRDETLVLDEIDELLELIKKTWSILGINKQIHNVCFSWVLFQQYISTGQVESDLLCASHVMLNEVAIDAKKEKDSFYLKLLTSVLSSMQSWGEKRMLNYHEFFPRRTIGQIESFLPLVLSISKILGEDLVIFGDGEGREKGDVTIVDSSGNRVDYYIRSSMKNAFDKVIETVNYKSAELDMKVELSEILLHIAQETEDLAIKERQNFSPILKKWHNAPGAVAALMLHSCYGHVLRQYLSEVTSLTREAVKVLQKAGKLEKVFVQMVVEDSSESDDNAKTVVRDMVPYEVDSVILNLLRKWIDESLHKGRECLQRAKETETWNPKSKVELYAQSAAELVKLAKTTVEDFFQIPIGITEELVQDLADGLESLFQDYTMFVAACGSKQSYIPPLPPLTRCNRDSKFIKLWKITTPCGANISEVDHINETNEGHHPRPSTSRGTQRLYIRLNTLHYLLSQIHSLEKSLSQNPGLVPSTRHCFTNNLRTQSTKTGPYFEIVNSSIPAACQHVSEVAAYRLIFLDSNSVFYGSLYVEDVSNTRIRPALRILKQNLTLMTTLLVDRAQPLAMKEVMKASFDAFLMVLVAGGTSRVFNRSDHVMIQEDFESLNKVFCTCGEGLVSENVVEREAAVVEGVIELIGLNTEQLMEDFSIASCETSGIGMMSISGQKLPMPPTTGRWHRSDPNTILRVLCHRNDRAANYFLKRNFQLAKRR